A region of the Desertifilum tharense IPPAS B-1220 genome:
AGGTGGGCGTTAAACCGTTAGTATTGCCAGATAGTTTCCCTAATTCGCGGACAATGCCGGTAATGGGGCTAATGTGATATTGATAGCGCTCTAAGGTTTCTTCTGGAGAAACGCCGCGATGTCCCCCATCGGTTATAAACTTTTTGGGGCGGCTTCCCAAAATCAGGGGTAAAGGCTGACGGTGTTCGGGTTTGAGAATGCCGCAACAGGGACATTGGGGGCGTTTGATTAAGGGATGCTTGCGGGTTTCTAAGGTGAAGGGGTGATATTCAAGCAACACCCCTTGCAAGGCTTGAGGGCTTTTTTGGATAATCCATTTCAGAACCTCGGTTGCTGCGATCGCTATGGCGGTTTGTTGAGTGGAAGGCAATTCCATTAAAGGGGGCATCGGGGAAGCGATCGCGCTCTGCCGTTTTTGGATAAACTGTGCGATGGGTCGGTTGCCTTGCAAGCGTTGCGCTAAACATTGCCAGCAACCTGTTTCTGGGGTTTGGAAGATGGGGCCGATCCACAGGGATGTCCCCAGGGGTTTCACCAACATCCAAGGGCGCGATCGCCTCTGGTTTTTCAGGTTAATCTCGCTTAATTCGGCCCGCAGATAGTCATCGGTTACAATCATCTCAAAATCTCCGTCCTCGGCGACCTGAATTTGTAACGATTGCAACACCTCAATCAGTCCCGATGCGGATGCGTTCCCCAACGCTTTGACGCTGACTGCGGTACTTTGCAACCGAGCATTGGCGACTTGAGGATCGACCTTGAGAACCTCGCTGAATAGGGATAAATTGGCAGATAATGGGGTTTCGCTTTCCATTAAATAGCCCTGCTTTTCCAACTCCATCAGGGCATAATAAACATAGGGCGCGCTTAAGCGTTCCTGAAGCTGTTCCACAACTTCATCTGTGGTGCGAGTTCCATCGAGTAGGGGACACAGATCCTGATAAAGGCGATCGCTTAAAACCACCGCCCCCCGTTCGGATAAAAGAAAGACTCCCTCATCCTCCACAACCTCAATCCGAAATTGAGTCTTAAACCTAGGTTTTCTGAGCATCATTGAGCTTATTCTCGATCCTGAGCTAGTCGGCTGGTATAGAACGCCAGGGAAACCTCACCCACTAGAATTCCTGTTTGTGGCGTCCTCGAATTTTGGATCATAAGCAAATCTTTGAGCAATCATCAAAAATTAAAGAGAAAAAAGCGATCCGTGCGATCGCTTTCAATGCTAGTTTCTATAGAAAGAGACTCATAAATCTCCATCTAACCATTGAGATTTATCAATGGTTGCTATTATTCATCTCCACCCATTTAATCCTTCAACTCAGACGCATTAAGAGGTATTGCCTATGATCTGCCTTGAACCCAATGTGCTGTCAATTGGGATGACCTTAATCTCGCCAGTACAACCTTTCTTATTAGCAACCGCATCGCCAGAAAATGCCCCCATCGTTTTATCGGGCGTGTTGCTCAGTTTAGTGATTGTTTACCTCGCGAGTAAAGTTGGGGGCGAAATCTCCAAAGCCCTTGATTTCCCGCCCGTTTTAGGCGAACTGATCAGCGGCGTTCTCGTTGGGGCTTCCGCGCTGCACTTGTTAGTCTTTCCCGAAAGCGGCGCGCACGCCAGCGACTCCTTACTCATGCCCGTTCTGCAATGGGTAGGCGGCTTAACCCCAGAGGGAGTGACAGAGGTTTTTGAGTCTCAAAGCGAAATCATCTCGTTACTAGCCGAACTCGGCGTGATTATTTTGCTATTTGAAATTGGCTTAGAATCCGATCTGCGCGAGTTGCAAAAGGTGGGTTCTCAAGCTGCAATTGTCGCCTGTGTTGGGGTAGCAGCCCCCTTTGCAGCCGGTACCGCTGGTTTAATGTTGCTATTTCATGTCCCCGCCATTCCCGCTATTTTTGCCGGGGCAGCATTAACGGCGACTAGCATCGGTATTACCTCAAAGGTGCTGTCAGAGTTAGGTCAGTTGAAATCGCGCGAAGGACAGATTATTGTTGGGGCAGCCGTCATTGATGACGTTTTGGGCATCATCGTCTTAGCCGTGGTTGCAAGTTTGGCGAAGACGGGCGAAGTTGACGTGATGAATGTCATTTACCTAATCGTCAGCGCTACCGGCTTCCTGTTGGGTGCCATCCTGTTCGGCAAGTTTTTCAATAATGCGTTTGTGGCGATCGCCGATAAGCTTCAAACCCGTGGGAAACTAGTGATTCCCGCCCTCAGCTTTGCCTTTTTGATGGCTTTCTTTGCCAACGCCATTCACCTCGAAGCAATTTTAGGCGCATTTGCGGCGGGCTTAGTCTTAGATGAAACGGATCGTCGTAAAGAACTCGATGGGCAAATTATCCCCATCGCCGATATTTTAGTGCCGATCTTCTTTGTAACCGTCGGGGCGAAGGTCGATTTAGGCGTTCTCAACCCAGCTATTCCTGAAAATCGGGAAGGTTTAGCGATCGCTGCCTTTTTGATTGTGGTCGCCATTATTGGTAAAGTCATCACCGGATGGTCTGTGTTTGGACAAACCGGAATCAACCGTCTCGCCATTGGCGTTGGCATGATTCCTCGTGGTGAAGTCGGCTTAGTCTTCGCAGGTATTGGTTCAGCCAGTGGCGTTCTCAGCAAACCCCTAGAAGCGGCTATCATTGCAATGGTGATTCTCACCACATTCCTTGCACCGCCCTTCCTGCGCTTGGCGTTCGGGGAACCTTCAGAACTTGCAGAACAACCCGCTTTAGAAACAGAACCGCAAACCCTACCCTAGGAAAAAGGCTGGTTGACAAAAAAAGGATAGTCGCGTTTGGGTTGAGGGACAAAACCCAACAGCAGCCAGCATAGAACTTTCAGCAATTTTGTCAGTCAATCAGGGGGACAGGAGCGATCTTTTCAGTAAGATCGCTCCTAATTCTTTAAAATGGCAACTAAGCTGCTAAATAATTGACAACTCCCCTGCCTGAAGGCGAGGGGATTCTTGGTTCATTGGGATAGCTCATGCTACTTGCCCTCCCCAAACCCCAATTCCCCACCCTCTTCGCCCAAGGGAATTATTGAATTTCTCGAACCACAGGTTGACCCTCTTGGACTTCTCCAACCAAAATTAGGTCAGCAACGCCAACAAATAATCCATTTTCCAGAACGCCGGGGATATTATTCAGTGCTTTTTCGAGTTCGGCTGGGTTCTCAATAGTGTTAAATTTGACATCTATCACAAAATTGCCTTGGTCTGTAATTACGGGGCCAGCTTTACGGATGCCTTCGCGGAGTTCGGGTTTACCTCCTAGCTTTTCGATGGCTCGCAAGGTGGGTGCTAAAGCCATTGGGATGACTTCAACGGGTAACAAGAAGGTAGAGCCTAATTTTTCTACCAGCTTGCCAGAATCTACGACTACAATAAATTGGTCGGCAAAAGCATCCACAACTTTTTCGCGCGTATGAGCAGCACCTCCCCCTTTAATGAGGTTCTTTTGTGGATCGACCTCATCAGCACCATCAATGGCAATATCGATGTGGTCTACAGCATCTAAGGTCGTTAAAGGTACACCATGCTTTTTTGCCAGAACTTCAGCTTGAAAGGAGGTGGGGATGCCAATGATATCCTTCAGCTCGCCAGATTTAAGGCGGTTGCCGATGAATTCGATGGCGTATGCGGTTGTTGACCCGGTTCCCAGACCCACAATCATGCCTGACTGCACGCGATTCGCCGCAGCTTTTCCGACTTCCTGTTTCATTAACTTGATCGGGTCTGTTCCTGCGCTCATATTGAATACTCCCGTAAATGTGTACTTTCTGTTATTTGCCTTCGGTTAGAAAGGATTCTGTGTGCAAGGCAGCAATTGCCAGTCTACTATTTAGGAGTCCCACGCGATGAGTCAGGGAAAAGATTTTTCTCAAGATGACGGGTTGATTTCGCTAGAAGAGTATTGCCAGAAACTAGAGTTGGAGTTGGCAGGGGAAATTAATCAGGCGGATGCCTGTTTTTTGGAAGGGTTGCGTTTGGCGCAAAAGCGAGATTACAACAAGGCGCTGGTGCAATACGATTATGCGGTGGAACTTTTGCCGTCGCGCTATCAAATTTGGTTCTATCGCGCTCAGGCTTTGGGGTGTCTCCAGCGCTATCAAGAGGCTTTGGTTAGCTATAACAAGGCGTTGGAGGCACATTTCCGCTATCCTCAAGCCTGGTTGGGTCGGGGCAATGTCTTATTTAGTTTGGGACAATACGAAGATGCGGTGGCGAGTTACGATCAGGCGATGATGCTGGCTCCAAAGCGGCCGGAGATTTGGAATAATCGCGGCAATGCTTTGAGTTTACTGGAAAATTACGAGCAGGCGATCGCCTCTTACGATCGGGCAATTGAACTGCAACCCGATAATCCTCAACTCTGGTACAACCGAGGGAATGCGCTCTATCATGCAGAGGCTTATGAGGAGGCGATCGCATCTTACCAGGATGTGCTGAAGCGGAAGCCAGATGATGTGAATGCTGTGTTTAATTGGGGTTGCGCGTTATTTGAGTTAGGTCGTCCGGAGGAGGCCATTGAGTGCTACGATCGGGCGCTGGTGCTGAAACCGGATCGGCGGGAAGTGTGGTATAACCGGGGATGCGCGTTGCGGAGTTTGGAACGTTACGAGGAGGCGATCGCGGATTTTGATCGAGCGCTGAAAATCTCGCCTAACTACTATAATGCGCTCTATACCCGTGCCGATGTTCTAGCCAAACAGAAACGTTACGCGGCGGCGATTAACAGCTACGACCGAGCCTTAGATATTCAGCCTTCTGATTATAAATCTTCAATTCTTAAGTTATCGCTCTTAATTTTTAAAGGTCGTTTGTTGCGCTATATCTCTCGACCGAGCCGCCTCAAACGCATCCCTAACGACTTGAGCAATATTGTTTCGCGCTTGCCGAATGTTCTCTATAGCTTAAAGTATATTTTGCTATTAATT
Encoded here:
- a CDS encoding cation:proton antiporter, which produces MTLISPVQPFLLATASPENAPIVLSGVLLSLVIVYLASKVGGEISKALDFPPVLGELISGVLVGASALHLLVFPESGAHASDSLLMPVLQWVGGLTPEGVTEVFESQSEIISLLAELGVIILLFEIGLESDLRELQKVGSQAAIVACVGVAAPFAAGTAGLMLLFHVPAIPAIFAGAALTATSIGITSKVLSELGQLKSREGQIIVGAAVIDDVLGIIVLAVVASLAKTGEVDVMNVIYLIVSATGFLLGAILFGKFFNNAFVAIADKLQTRGKLVIPALSFAFLMAFFANAIHLEAILGAFAAGLVLDETDRRKELDGQIIPIADILVPIFFVTVGAKVDLGVLNPAIPENREGLAIAAFLIVVAIIGKVITGWSVFGQTGINRLAIGVGMIPRGEVGLVFAGIGSASGVLSKPLEAAIIAMVILTTFLAPPFLRLAFGEPSELAEQPALETEPQTLP
- the rpiA gene encoding ribose-5-phosphate isomerase RpiA, producing the protein MSAGTDPIKLMKQEVGKAAANRVQSGMIVGLGTGSTTAYAIEFIGNRLKSGELKDIIGIPTSFQAEVLAKKHGVPLTTLDAVDHIDIAIDGADEVDPQKNLIKGGGAAHTREKVVDAFADQFIVVVDSGKLVEKLGSTFLLPVEVIPMALAPTLRAIEKLGGKPELREGIRKAGPVITDQGNFVIDVKFNTIENPAELEKALNNIPGVLENGLFVGVADLILVGEVQEGQPVVREIQ
- a CDS encoding tetratricopeptide repeat protein codes for the protein MSQGKDFSQDDGLISLEEYCQKLELELAGEINQADACFLEGLRLAQKRDYNKALVQYDYAVELLPSRYQIWFYRAQALGCLQRYQEALVSYNKALEAHFRYPQAWLGRGNVLFSLGQYEDAVASYDQAMMLAPKRPEIWNNRGNALSLLENYEQAIASYDRAIELQPDNPQLWYNRGNALYHAEAYEEAIASYQDVLKRKPDDVNAVFNWGCALFELGRPEEAIECYDRALVLKPDRREVWYNRGCALRSLERYEEAIADFDRALKISPNYYNALYTRADVLAKQKRYAAAINSYDRALDIQPSDYKSSILKLSLLIFKGRLLRYISRPSRLKRIPNDLSNIVSRLPNVLYSLKYILLLIGVFLGILIYGTDTRAHLIQLGASVVISLGILLLMLQDAWTHSSNQKLIRQVYIQSGVLTYLRNLAALIFTLSFGFLIDDYLPNFLKWGWASLIFPNAGEIFGNPFLLLDRATSVVNPAQEISLVLSSVLIIILWMFFIVGIPFFTQTEEKLFRKGVETWIGMTINSIKFGLIHLILGIPLYWALVWSIPGFIFACRYKYAYYQHLRKSGDETESQAAGVFASTTDHSVYNALFVTVAAVVMLLAQ